A genomic stretch from Flavobacterium nitratireducens includes:
- a CDS encoding RNA recognition motif domain-containing protein: MNIFVGSLPFSIEEADLRESFEAYGAVDSVKIITDKFTGRSKGFGFVEMPVDADAQKAIEELNGASVQGRTIVVNKSEPKPEGERRSFNNNRRNDSRGSYGNNRGGDSRGNRGGY; the protein is encoded by the coding sequence ATGAACATTTTTGTTGGAAGCCTTCCATTCAGTATTGAGGAAGCAGATTTAAGAGAGTCTTTTGAGGCTTACGGAGCAGTTGATTCTGTTAAAATTATTACTGATAAATTTACTGGAAGAAGTAAGGGGTTTGGTTTTGTTGAGATGCCAGTTGATGCTGATGCTCAAAAAGCAATTGAAGAATTGAACGGAGCGTCTGTTCAAGGTCGTACAATTGTAGTGAATAAATCAGAACCAAAACCAGAAGGTGAAAGAAGAAGTTTTAATAACAACCGTAGAAATGATTCTCGTGGAAGTTATGGAAACAACCGTGGTGGTGATAGCCGTGGAAACAGAGGAGGATACTAA
- a CDS encoding DUF6252 family protein: MKKFYLFLVLFFSLFSCQEDVKFNNPAFQGMKDNVLWKAVQTRATVYSSGKVVVEAYTATEVMTIENSSTAVGVYTIGTNANTTANYQYTDPITKEKIIFSSGFNVGNGALEITEYDAVGKTISGTFKCNLVNTFDNPMAGPTLNFQYGVFYKVPVTVN, encoded by the coding sequence ATGAAAAAGTTTTACCTTTTTTTAGTTTTATTTTTCTCTTTGTTTTCTTGTCAAGAGGATGTTAAGTTTAACAATCCAGCCTTTCAAGGAATGAAAGATAATGTCCTTTGGAAAGCTGTTCAAACTCGTGCAACAGTATATTCAAGTGGGAAGGTGGTTGTTGAGGCCTATACAGCTACTGAGGTAATGACCATAGAAAATAGTTCTACGGCAGTAGGTGTTTATACTATAGGAACAAATGCCAATACAACGGCAAATTATCAATATACGGATCCAATTACTAAAGAAAAAATTATATTTTCTTCGGGTTTTAATGTGGGTAATGGTGCGCTTGAAATTACTGAATATGATGCTGTTGGGAAAACAATTTCAGGAACATTTAAATGTAATTTAGTTAATACTTTCGATAATCCAATGGCTGGGCCAACATTAAATTTTCAATATGGTGTTTTTTATAAAGTGCCTGTTACTGTAAATTAA
- a CDS encoding 30S ribosomal protein S16: MSVKIRLQRHGKKGKPFYWVVAADARSKRDGRYLEKIGTYNPNTNPATIDLNLDSAVKWLHNGAQPTDTARAILSYKGALLKHHLDGGVRKGALTQEQADAKLTEWLEAKAGKVNAKKDGLTKAQADAKAKALKAEQEVNAKRIAAAAQAEADAIAAAQAEEAASTEEEAPAAEENNEEAQA; the protein is encoded by the coding sequence ATGTCAGTAAAAATTAGATTACAAAGACACGGTAAAAAAGGAAAACCTTTTTACTGGGTTGTAGCAGCAGACGCTCGCTCAAAAAGAGATGGTAGATACTTAGAGAAAATCGGTACTTACAATCCAAACACTAACCCTGCAACTATCGACTTAAACCTTGATAGCGCTGTTAAATGGTTACACAATGGTGCTCAGCCAACTGACACTGCAAGAGCTATCCTTTCTTACAAAGGAGCTTTATTAAAACACCACCTTGATGGAGGAGTTCGTAAAGGAGCTTTGACACAAGAACAAGCTGACGCTAAATTAACTGAATGGTTAGAAGCTAAAGCTGGAAAAGTTAATGCTAAAAAAGATGGTTTAACAAAAGCGCAAGCTGATGCTAAAGCTAAAGCATTAAAAGCAGAACAAGAAGTAAACGCGAAACGTATCGCTGCTGCTGCTCAAGCTGAAGCTGATGCAATTGCTGCTGCTCAAGCAGAAGAAGCTGCTTCAACTGAAGAAGAGGCTCCAGCTGCTGAAGAAAACAACGAAGAAGCTCAAGCTTAA
- the rimM gene encoding ribosome maturation factor RimM (Essential for efficient processing of 16S rRNA) codes for MRKQDCFYLGKIAKKFSYKGEVLIYLDTDEPELYENLESVFVDYNKHLVPFFIESSSLHKNDFLRVHFEDINTEAEADNLIGSELYLPLSMLPKLSGNKFYFHEVIGFEIEDKRLGNVGEIQSINDTTAQPLFEVIKDGTEILIPMIDHFLVKVDRENKKIIMDLPEGLIEMYL; via the coding sequence ATGCGTAAACAAGATTGTTTCTATTTAGGTAAAATCGCTAAAAAATTTAGTTACAAAGGAGAAGTCCTAATCTATCTAGACACCGACGAACCTGAGTTATACGAAAATTTGGAATCAGTGTTTGTTGACTACAACAAACACTTGGTTCCTTTTTTTATTGAAAGTAGTTCACTACATAAAAATGACTTCCTAAGGGTTCATTTTGAAGATATCAATACCGAAGCTGAGGCCGACAACCTCATAGGAAGTGAATTATACCTTCCATTAAGCATGTTACCAAAACTTAGTGGTAACAAATTTTACTTTCACGAAGTAATAGGTTTTGAAATTGAAGATAAAAGATTAGGCAATGTGGGAGAAATCCAATCCATTAACGATACAACCGCTCAGCCTCTATTTGAAGTCATAAAAGACGGCACCGAAATTTTAATCCCAATGATCGATCATTTCTTAGTAAAAGTAGATCGCGAAAACAAAAAAATCATCATGGATTTGCCTGAAGGATTGATTGAGATGTATCTTTAA
- a CDS encoding four helix bundle protein has translation MGNRDLTLYGKPFDLEERTFLFDKECRIYIQKLPKTISNIEDGKQLVRSSGSVGANYIEANEKLGEKDLSFRLKITRKEAKESKYWLRLLQESNPELKENSEALLFEIE, from the coding sequence ATTGGAAATCGAGATTTAACACTTTATGGAAAACCATTTGATTTAGAAGAAAGAACTTTTTTATTTGATAAAGAATGTAGAATCTATATTCAAAAGCTACCAAAAACAATTTCAAATATTGAAGATGGAAAGCAACTAGTGAGATCCTCTGGTTCAGTTGGAGCTAATTACATCGAAGCAAACGAAAAACTTGGAGAAAAAGATTTGTCTTTTCGGTTAAAAATCACCAGAAAGGAAGCTAAAGAATCTAAATATTGGCTTCGTTTATTACAAGAATCAAATCCAGAATTAAAAGAAAATTCAGAAGCTTTATTATTTGAAATCGAATAA
- a CDS encoding tRNA1(Val) (adenine(37)-N6)-methyltransferase produces MFSFKKFSIEQDRCAMKVGTDGVLLGAWTPLENNPFSILDIGTGTGIIALMLAQRSHAEQIDALEIDEDAYEQATDNFENSPWNDRLFCFHAALEEFVEEPEDEYDIIVSNPPFFSEDYKSDNSKRDLARFQDAMPFEDLIEAAALLLSENGIFAVIIPFKEEEKFLALADEYELYPLKITRVKGTPTSEIKRSLLAFSRNENSEFPIDELIIETARQQYTPEYIELTKDFYLKM; encoded by the coding sequence ATGTTTTCATTCAAAAAATTCTCTATAGAACAAGACCGTTGTGCTATGAAAGTAGGCACTGACGGTGTTTTACTAGGTGCTTGGACTCCTCTTGAAAACAATCCGTTTAGTATTTTGGATATTGGCACTGGAACCGGAATCATTGCATTGATGTTAGCCCAAAGAAGTCATGCCGAACAAATTGATGCTTTAGAAATTGACGAAGATGCCTACGAACAAGCAACAGACAATTTTGAAAACTCCCCTTGGAATGATCGCTTATTTTGTTTTCATGCCGCTTTAGAAGAATTTGTGGAAGAACCAGAAGACGAGTACGATATTATTGTTTCTAATCCTCCTTTTTTTAGTGAAGATTACAAATCTGACAACAGTAAACGAGACTTGGCACGTTTTCAAGACGCCATGCCATTTGAAGATTTAATTGAAGCAGCCGCTTTATTGCTTTCTGAAAATGGAATTTTCGCAGTAATCATTCCGTTCAAAGAAGAAGAAAAATTCTTGGCATTAGCCGATGAATATGAATTATACCCTTTAAAAATTACCCGCGTAAAAGGCACACCTACTTCTGAGATTAAACGCAGTTTATTGGCTTTCAGCCGAAATGAAAATTCTGAATTTCCTATTGACGAACTCATCATCGAAACTGCTCGCCAACAATACACTCCAGAATACATTGAACTGACGAAGGATTTTTATTTAAAAATGTAA